Sequence from the Thermomonas sp. HDW16 genome:
CCAGCTGGTGACCTGGCCGCGATCGATTTCGACGATGCGGGTCGCCAGCGCGCGCAGGAAGCGGCGGTCGTGGGTGACGAACAGCAGCGCCCCGCTCCACTGCTTGAGGAAACCTTCCAGCCAGTCGATGGCGGCGATGTCCAGGTGATTGGTTGGTTCGTCCAGCAGCAGCAGGTCCGGCTGCGAGACCAACGCGCGCGCCAGCAGCACGCGGCGCTTCATGCCGCCAGACAACGCCCCGAAATCGGCATCGCCATCCAGTCCGAGTCGTTCCAGAGTCTCGATCACCCGCTGGTCCAGCGACCAGCCGTTCGCGGCTTCGATCTTGGCCTGCACCTCGGCCAGTGCGTCCATGTCGATGTGCTCGGCATGGATCAGATGGTGGTAGTGGGCGAGCTGCGCGCCGAGTTCACCCAGCCCGGCGGCGACCACGTCGAACACGCTGCCCGCTGCATCCAGCGGGACTTCCTGCTCCAGCCTGGCGACGCGGCGCCCGCCTTCGACCCGGATCTCGCCGTCGTCGGGCTTGAGCTCGCCAGCCAGCAGTTTCATCAAGGTCGACTTGCCGGCACCGTTACGGCCGATCAGGGCGATGCGCTCGCCGGGTTCGATGGCAAGGTCGACGTGTTGCAGCAGCAAGGGACCGCCGACGCTGTAGTCGACGCCCTGCAAAGTGATCAAAGGCATCCGTACATTGTACGTGCAGGCGCCGCCGCAAACCCGGCGGCGCGGCCGTTCCCGTCCGCGCGTGGTCGCGGTAGGCTTGCGCCCAGCACACCCCAACCACCCGACCGGAGAGCACCATGAGCAAGGGCATGGACCAGAAGAAAAGCGAGAAAAAGAAGCCGGAAAAGTCGCTGAAAGAGAAGCGCGCGGCCAAGAAGGAAAAGAAGGGCAAGTAAGCCCAGACCGACGCCGGGGTCGAAACCCGGCGTCAGGAACTGCAGGACAGCATCGAGCAGCCGGCCTTGTCCTTCGCCCAATCGGGGCGTTTCCCGGCGTAGCGTTCATTGCCCGGTTGTTCGTCATACGGGCGACGCATTACTTCCAGCAATTCGCCGACGCCGGCCATGTCGCCGCCATGCGCGCGGTCGATCGCTTCCTGCGCCAGCCAGTTGCGCAGCACGTACTTCGGATTCGCGGCGTTCATTCGTGTGCGGCGCTGTTCGTCGCTGAACGCGTCATCGCACAGGCGCGCTGCGTAGCGCGCCAGCCATTCATTGAACGCGCCCTTGCCGGCTTCGCGCTTGGCGGCGTCATAGAACGCATCGTCGAACACGCTAAGTGAAGGTGCGACGGGATCGAGATCAGCCAACGCACGGAACCAGATCGTCATATCGACCTCATGCGCATGCAGCAGGCCGTGCAGGTCGCGGATCAGTTCGACGTCGGCATCACGGCATTCGGCCAGACCGAGCTTGCGCGCGGTGATCTCGCGATCCGCCGCCGCATACGCGCTGGCGAAGCGTTCCAGCCCGGCCTGCAGTGGCGCAGGATCGGCGAACAGCGGCGACAACGCCCGTGCCAGCTGGCCCAGGTTCCAGTACGCCACCCGCGGCTGCCAGCCGAAACGGTAGCGGCGACCGGTCGCGTCGGTGGTGTTCGGCGTCCAATCCGGGTCGTAGGCGTCGATCCAGCCGTAGGGGCCGTAATCGATGGTCAGGCCGATGATCGACAGGTTGTCGGTATTCAGTACGCCATGCACGAAGCCGACCCGCATCCACTCGGCGACCAGCCGTGCGGTGCGTTCGCAGATTTCGCCGAACCACGCGGCGTACAGCGCCTCGCCCTCGCCCGCCAGCTGC
This genomic interval carries:
- a CDS encoding YdiU family protein, translating into MTPLRFDNALIDTLPGDPEPRVFPRQVQGALWSAVAPTPVVAPQLLAHSREVAAELGLSEIDVASPEFAQVFAGNALLPGMQPFATNYGGHQFGHWAGQLGDGRAISLGEAVLADGQRRELQLKGAGPTPYSRSADGRAVLRSSIREFLCSEAMHHLGIPTTRALSLIGSGEGVVRDMFYDGHPEVEPGAIVCRIAPSFLRFGHFELPSSRGDVELLRTLVEFCIVRDFPQLAGEGEALYAAWFGEICERTARLVAEWMRVGFVHGVLNTDNLSIIGLTIDYGPYGWIDAYDPDWTPNTTDATGRRYRFGWQPRVAYWNLGQLARALSPLFADPAPLQAGLERFASAYAAADREITARKLGLAECRDADVELIRDLHGLLHAHEVDMTIWFRALADLDPVAPSLSVFDDAFYDAAKREAGKGAFNEWLARYAARLCDDAFSDEQRRTRMNAANPKYVLRNWLAQEAIDRAHGGDMAGVGELLEVMRRPYDEQPGNERYAGKRPDWAKDKAGCSMLSCSS